The following nucleotide sequence is from Erythrobacter aurantius.
TTGGGACGGGCAAACAGGTCCCATCTTGCGCTGCGTCCGTGCATTATGACATGGAAGCCTATCGTGAATTTTTTGGAGACATGTTGCCTCTCCAGAGATCGTCTAGCATTCAGGTGTAGGCTAAGACTGCCTCTCACTTACTCATACTCATGGTCTCTTGTGTGCACCTTTGATCGGCCTTGCTGTAAGTTTATCGCTCCCTCGCAGCTCGTGACGTGCTCCCCTGAAATGTGACCGCTTTTTGGTAGAGTCTGACGCAAGGAGTCGGACGATATGAAGCGAAGCAGGTTCAACGAAGAGCAGATCATTGCGATCTTGAAGGAGCAGGAAGCGGGCATGGCGACGACTGAGGTCTGCCGCCGCCACGGGATCAGCTCGGCGACGTTCTACAAGTGGAAGTCTAAGTTCGGCGGGCTCGAGGTGTCCGAGGCCCGGCGGCTGCGATCGCTCGAGGAGGAGAACTCGCGGCTGAAGAAGCTGCTGGCCGAGGCGATGTTGGACAACGCGGTGCTGAAGGATCTGGCATCAAAAAAATGGTAACGCCCGGCGCCAAGCGGGAAGCCGTCGCCTATGCCCGGGAGCATCACGGGGTGAGCGAGCGTCGGGCGTGTGCACTGGTTGGTGTGAGCCGCAGGGTAATCCGTTACGAGCCTACAAGGCCAGATGACGGGGCGCTGCGGCAACGGCTGCGCGAGCTGGCGGCGGAACGCCGCCGGTTCGGCTATCGCCGCCTGGGCTACCTTCTGGCGCGGGAAGGCATCAGGCCCAACCACAAGAAGCTGCTGCGCATCTACCGGGAGGAGGGGCTGCGCGTGCGTCGCCGTGGCGGCCGGAAAAGGGCCTTGGGCACGCGCAGGCCGATGGTGCTGCCGGACGGCCCGAACCAGCGTTGGTCGCTCGACTTCGTCTCCGACAGCCTGATCTGCGGTCGGCGCTTCCGTATCCTGTGCGTGGTCGATGACTACACGCGCGAGTGCCTGGCGCTGGTGGCCGATACGTCGCTGTCGGGTGCTCGGGTAGCGCGGGAACTGACCAGCCTTATCGGCATCCGGGGAAAGCCGCATACGGTGGTCAGCGACAATGGCACCGAACTGACCTCGTCGGCCATCCTGCGCTGGTCGCAGGAGCGCAGGGTCGAGTGGCACTACATCGCACCGGGAAAGCCAATGCAGAACGGCTTCGTGGAGAGCTTCAATGGCCGCCTGCGCGACGAATGCCTCAACGAGACGCTGTTCACCTCGCTGGCCCATGCCCGGTTCGTGCTGGCCGCCTGGCGACACGATTACAACACGGTCAGGCCACACTCGAAAC
It contains:
- a CDS encoding IS3 family transposase (programmed frameshift) — encoded protein: MKRSRFNEEQIIAILKEQEAGMATTEVCRRHGISSATFYKWKSKFGGLEVSEARRLRSLEEENSRLKKLLAEAMLDNAVLKDLAFKKMVTPGAKREAVAYAREHHGVSERRACALVGVSRRVIRYEPTRPDDGALRQRLRELAAERRRFGYRRLGYLLAREGIRPNHKKLLRIYREEGLRVRRRGGRKRALGTRRPMVLPDGPNQRWSLDFVSDSLICGRRFRILCVVDDYTRECLALVADTSLSGARVARELTSLIGIRGKPHTVVSDNGTELTSSAILRWSQERRVEWHYIAPGKPMQNGFVESFNGRLRDECLNETLFTSLAHARFVLAAWRHDYNTVRPHSKLGGKTPAEIAGQRVWGHAPRHVAIPSNNHHEGARLYL